The Ananas comosus cultivar F153 linkage group 6, ASM154086v1, whole genome shotgun sequence genome segment TGCGCGCAGcaggccgggccgggcctgCAAACCTGCCCGCAGCCCGCGGCGGGCTGGGCCAGGCCCGCAAGCCCCCCGCACTGCTTGCGAATACGACCCGCAGCGGGTCGGGCCCGCATGATGCGTGCGGGTGCCGCTCGCTCCCGCAGCGGGCCTGGCCCGCGCTGTGCGTGCGGGTGCGCCCCGCTCCCGCAGCGGGCCGGGCCCGCGCTGTGCGGGCGGGTGCGCCCCGCGCCCGCAGCGGGCCGCGTCGTGCCGCTCGcagcaatttttaaaaaaaattatttcaatgcacaaagcagagaaaaaaaaatactaacttaaaaaaaatgcatattttATGATCAATATGAGAGAACTAAAACTAATttagtttttctctttcctcttttcaatttcacaaagaaaccaaaaaaaattgcagaatCGATCTACATCAAGGATTGATCAACGAAAAACATGCGATCTAAAACACACGCATCACAAGCATGATCATATAAAGCGAAAACAAGCATGcaggctttgataccaattgttgaaaATAATAGGGCAGCGGAAACGTACAAAcaggatagccaacgtatccgggaactcgaatcggatcggattgcctgttttacaagccttcttgtatcgtccttgtctcgatgcttctggatctccaTGCGTACGCCTTACGCCACGGATCGGATGCGGATCTAATGCGACGGATGTtaatcgaagagggctaccagagtcctcttctatgtccgCACTCCAAAATcccgggaacgtaggtggaaatcccagagaggaagaagagagagaataagggAGATATTTCGTGGGTTCTTACGAATTTGATCGTATTCGATCGTCTCTTTACGGGAGAAAAATGGGGCTTATTTATAGAATAAtggaacccctaaatatcctaAATCTCATACAGATTAGGATAAGGATTGGgatatctattaacatataatagatatccactagtagatacgtttcttaactgataagaaatatataattatattcttaTTCTTAACTTGTTAGGATAAATCTCAATCCACAACTTAAGCggatcgggttaaattaagacccaccaatgtggacacaccacatggcaaCATCTCCCACTTGGCCTCATTGGCCAATTCTCTCTCATTCATTCATCTCTTCATACGGGTAATGGAGTGTGCGACCTGACGAAAGAATCACATGCAGGAGTACTATATTAAGTCACCACCCAACTAACATAGTATATCACTGACTTAATTCGTCTATGCCCTAGACGTTTCAACACACACCGGATCAAGCATCACAAAGTCCCTCTCCTGTAATGATAGGGCTCGACCCCACCGTTATTTCTTgtactcatgattatctcaagtaacaCAACNattttgatagatttatctcaaatcctttttatataaatttttataaaataaattattgtataaatttactttgcgcatataccaattttaattacttttatttaaatagatttaactatttaattatttttatataacttttatttaattaataattagatttataaaactatataaaaatattaaaaaaactaaaatttattataaaaatatttttatatccgcaggATTAAAGTGTTGTGGCAAGGATGCGTGCCGATTGTCGcttggcacggtacgacacagGCATGCCTCCGTGCCTACATGTGATACGGTTgtgtgccgatggatacgcataACCTTCTAGTGGCATGCTTTGGTAcgattttttttagttttttcttgtttctgataagctcttataatactattttgaaagatttagaaaaaaataattataaatattggttATGTATAGTTTATTACACCCAACAATTAATATAGTAGTAGATATTTTATGTATggatagtaaaatataaaaaatataactgtAGCTCATAgagaataaaactaaaaaattgataaactttgaaaattttttgattttacatttttttcagaaatttaaaaattataaaatacaaaattagagaaaattatttttttcttaatagttTTTATGGAATTTGTAAGATTCAATAATATTGATTCGATGAGAGACTGCATGATGACTAGATTAACTAGAATAGCGCTACAATTGCTCcaataattttctttaattttaaatctattaaaaatatttattaaaattttgaagaaaaatttattttttattaaaatttttaagaaaagttTTGAGATCtatccataaaaatttaataataaattatatgataataattaagcaaattcaaatatcaatNataaactttgaaaattttttgattttacatttttttcagaaatttaaaaattataaaatacaaaattagagaaaattatttttttcttaaaatttttaagaaaagttTTGAGATCtatccataaaaatttaataataaattatatgataataattaagcaaattcaaatatcaattggtttaatttattttttttattttattagtattttccaTCTTCTAAACCCCAAAACAGAATtctcaaagtaaaaaaaaaattgtcataaATCTCGTACCCAATGCTAGattatccaaaataattaaaaatctgACTACATAATAACTTAATCAagtatctatttttaaaattttgtaaactataaataaggatttgcataattttaaatttctccaAAACAGGAACTTTACAAGTTAGAAATATTCAAAACATgtgaacaaattttaaaattgtaaattttttatttatgtaataAGTACATCTTCGACTTGCTATTTCTTTGCCTTTTCTCTTAAGATCGAAGTGATCAAAGTAGAAATAATTAGAAATAGAAGGAATTGAAAgaagaaattagagaaaaattataataagtgttgagccaattaggcgcggataGGTGGTAGGCCGAAATTTCTTTCAAAGGCATTAATTTGACCGTGCACCAGGAGCACCGAAAAAGTTCTAAAGAAGAAAACCGTCGCGCCAATAGGAAGTTAcagcaaccgcaagcagttgtGAGCGGTTCGATCGGCTGAAGGTGGTCCGAGATTTTAGGAGgtagtggccgatcatgtaATAACTGAATCAGGGGCGATTCTATAAATATGTCAATGATACTTTGAAAAgtggtcttcgcccctgcgtaCAAAAgaccatttttattttcctgcatctttcttcctcgcatttactgtttttcctaggagtagttcttgtaacttagatatttggagtctgtctgccctatgggcatcactcccttgtagaatatacttggagtctgtctgccccacgggcgtcactcccctgttcttgtacttttccatttctattcaatagaaagtcacgcTCGGCTATTCGGGCCGACCAAATCTTGTGTTGTGCTAGCCGTTCGGCTCATCTCCCGGCTTAATTTCCGATTTTCCCCgcacattcggctcatctagcCGAACCGGAGAGTGAAAAgagttttcgaacccggctgacctgatccctcgtcagccgaatcgcttgatctgtcgaagggcgcaaacttcgagggtcactctTCGCAGCCGTTTCGCATCCCGACGCGCTCCCAGAGGAGGATCGTTGACTAGGTCCAGGGTCGGGGAATTTCGGCTCCAACAAtaagaaaaaggaggaaaaatagaaagaaacaaaagaggaagagatggtgagaagaaaagaaaagactaAAAGAGCAagttgagaaaagaaaaggtagaACTGAATGACAGAGAGGGATGTATGcaggacaaaaaataaaaaaaaatccaaaagtaGCTAGGCACGAAGCACGAAGCAAAAGAAATAAAGGTTAAAACGTCAAATGTTGTGTGCCCATATAGGCACGCAATGGCATTGTGCCGTGATATCCTTTGGGTATCATGCTGTCTCGCACGAACCCTTCAGGCATAGGGGGTCTAAGAGAGACCCTCCTTGTATCGTGCCCCTTAATTGGTGACACGATACATATCGCTCCGTGCCGATCGGCACGGTGGATACTTTAAACCTTGGATAAATCATCATTCTGATTATCTTTCTAACAGTTCTGCATCAGTAGGAGTCTTAGGTATCTAAAATTGCTTGAAGAGAACAATGCGGTTTCTTGTGAATTTGAtgaaccatttcaaaatttgcGAGAATGAGCTTACCTGTGCTTGTTGGATCCCTTGCTACTGGATTATATATTTTATGGAGTATAACTGTGAGCAACACAAATTTTGTCCATCTCTTATCTTAGGGACAGTTGTTATATAAacattttaaagttttagataAAAAGCCTTTTAGTatgaaattatattattattatgagattATGTACGATGAGATGGTATATTGGATGCTTGATACTAGGAGTTTTTGTGAATTACTACCAATGAAGGCCCGAATTTGCTTGTTCCTTTATTTAACATTTGCATACATATTTGAAAAACCTACTTGTAAATGCTATGTAGTAAATCTTTATGTCACTATTTACACATTTTTTGGAAAATTCTTGAGAGTGTAAGCTTACTTCATCTTGTCTGATTCTCTCATATACTAATGGCAATTAAATGGCATCTTCTTTACTGAAAAGATATAGTTTTCCTGATATTTGTAGATATTAATTTCAGTCACTTGTTGATTTTACCGAAACAATATATTTTTGCCGACAACCAAACTCTCAATTATTGTAATTCACAGGTAAACATTAGTAGTCTAGATGGCAAGATTGTCGGTCTCTACTTTTCAGCCTCGTGGTGTGGACCGTGCCACCGTTTCACCCCAAAGCTGGTCGAGGTTTACAACGAGCTGTCCTCTAAGGGTGGCAAGTTTGAGGTTGTCTTTATCTCCTCTGATGAGGATGAGGACTCATTTTCCACGTATTTTTCGAACATGCCATGGCTTGCCATCCCCTTTTCTGACTCTCAGACTCGAGACAACCTTAGTGATCTATTTGATGTGGTTGGTATACCTTGCCTTGTGATCCTTGATGAGAATGGCAGGATTCTTACAAATAAAGGTGTAAGTACTGTGAAGGACTACGGATCAGAGGCATATCCTTTCACACCTGAGAGAATGGAGAAAatgaaagaagaggaagaatatGCCAGGGAGAACCAAACTCTTCAACGTGTGTTGGTTTCTTCCTCCCGTGACTTTGTGATCTCAAATAATGGGAACAAGGTATttagcccctttttttttttatttctattttagaatACTGAACATTTGTTCCCACGGTCTTTTGATATTCTTCGACTTGCCTTTTACGCTTAAATTCCTACTTTACAACAGGTGCCGGTTGCTGAACTAGAAGGGAAAATCGTCGGCTTGTACTTCTCAATTAGCTCTTTTGGATCGCGCCGCGAATTCACCCTACAGCTCGCTGAGATGTATAAGAAACTGCAGGAAAAAGGAGAGAGCTTTGAGGTTGTTCTGATTTCACTGGATGATGACAAGTCATCTTATGATCAAGGATTTTCAGCCATGCCATGGCTTGCCGTACCCTTCAAGGACAGGATTATCGATAGGCTTGTCCGATATTTCGAGCTTGAGACAGTCCCGACTCTTGTTATAATCGGCTCTGATGGGAAGACCCTTCATGCCAATGCTGCGGAGCTTGTGGAAGAGTATGGGATTGACGCATACCCTTTTAGTCCTGAGAAGTTGGGGGAGATTGAGCAAAAAGAGAAGGCAAAGATGGAAGCACAAACTCTGGAGTCACTACTTGTTTCTGGGGAGAAAGATTATGTCATTGGGAAGGACGGTATCAAGGTATACGAGTTACTCTCCTTTTTGTATAGCTTATTAAATTTCCATTGTGATTTCACAAGTTTGATAGCTTGGTAGTTCTAAGGTGATGCTATTATTTCTACATTTGTGTGTATTTTAGGTCAATGAGTTTCTACGCAAGTATAAGATCACAATAGCTGTAATGTTAGTAGTGCAGTATAAAACAGAGTATGGCATTGGCATGTTAATTTGTCAATTGCTGCTAAATATGTTGAGGATGAATCAAAGAGCTGATACTATATATAACGTTATGTCTGAACCGAGCGGCATAAGTTTTTCATTTCAATTTTATAGTGAAGTGATGTTTTTCTCTACACAAATGGACACAAGCACAAGCACTCGCGCACACACAAGTACCAGATTGATATGGAACAGAGAAAAATTATTAGTGAAGTTATTTTCAGTCAGCAGAATGAGCTACAGATGCACAAACAAAGTATCAAACTCGGTAGCTGGTCTGTGCCCGTGGCATCTTAGATAATTCACATATTAATGCTTCACTGCTTTGTAATTGTGGGAATAGTTTACTTCAATCTGTAAATGTGAGTTTGTACCCAGTCCTTGGCCTGTCCTGATTACAATTCCCAAAAGAGCTCATGAACTTCTTTTGCCTTAATCATCCAGTGGCTAATACCGTAACTTGCAAATATATTGATTTTGATATGATGAGTCAGGTGCCTATCTCGGAGCTCGTAGGCAAGAACATCTTACTCTACTTCTCCGCACAGTGGTGTCCTCCATGCCGAGCCTTTCTACCAAAACTCATCGAAGCATACCATAAAATCAAGGAAAAGGATGCTGCATTCGAAGTGATTTTCATCTCGAGCGACCAGGACCAGAGCTCTTTCGACGACTTCTTTTCAAAGATGCCGTGGTTAGCTCTTCCCTTTGGAGACGAAAGGAAGAAATCGTTGAGCCGCACTTTTAAGATCTACGGCATCCCCTCCCTCGTGGCCATTGGCCCGACAGGAAAGACCATCACCAAAGAAGCCAAAGAACTCGTTAGCATCCATGGGGCGGGCGCCTACCCTTTCACGAAGGAGCGGATTGAGGAGCTAGAGGAGCAGATACAGGTATAGTAACCATATTCTTTGATtgttttttctgaaaaaatcaaaaattatttatgaatttttggTTGGCAGGCTACAAGTTACTAGAAACTATGATTTAAATGCGATTATGCAGGGTATATGTTACTTATATAAGAAGCTTTATTTTCGGATGTACTTACGTTGTAAAATTATCTTTCTGTTAGTGAAATCTCTGATGTTTTCTGAACGTTCTGTCGAACACCTAACTTCTCAATCCTACCAAATTTGTCTTGAATGCTGAAAGTTGTGCCTACGGATACAGGAGATGGCAAAGGGGTGGCCGGAAAAGCTGAATCACAGCCTCCATGAGGAACACGAGCTCGTAGTGACACGTCGGGCCGCATATGTGTGCGATGCTTGCGAAGAGCAAGGGAACTGGTGGTCTTTTTATTGTGATAAGTGCGACTTTGATCTTCATCCGAAGTGTGCGCTAAACGAGGATGGAGCTAAGGAGGGTTATGTTTGTGATGGAGATGTTTGCTATAAACCTTGAAGGCTTATTTTTTGGTTTCCTTTCAGGTTTGAATTTGCATGAATTATAAGTGGTCtttaatgtaaaaaatatatatgtactttGTTTTCCATGGAAGAGTCATGAGAAACAACCTTGCAGATCTAATAATATTGTTGGATGTATTATTATTAATGGTGACGTCAATGTGAAGgaaaatatgattatatattgCAATCTTTATCatgaaatataatttaattaatacttGCTCCCAATGTTAAATGAGCTTTATCTTTCTTGTAACTCTTTATGTAGAGTATAACTCTGCGTGTAGAGTAGCGCTGGCTACTCGCTATCCAGCTTTGTTCGAGCTCCAGATTGATCACTTATTTAATAAACTAGTCGaaaataagttgaatttttcagtTCGAAATCttaatgagccgaacacaagttgGGATTGGCTCACCCGTGTTcggctcaatatatatatatatatatatatatatatatatatatatatatatatataaagaattgagctcctatgcttttaaaagtaccaagtcattagtacttgtaagttttgagccattggattaagggatgtgtggttaggatgatgtggaccctcGTACTcaaaagttgttttcgatgatagagctttcgaatcgacgatccatgccgttaaacgttatctagagtatttaaaatttctagaaatcaaatttcataattttttgacatcatttactttacgatcaaaagctcacaaaattgataatttttaacagccggtatgggatacttgctagtttaacggtgtaaaagaattggaataggttgaatttttgatagaaaattctattcactgcctagataaagatcaataactccgatcttaaagtgaaggatccgatcatccattttaggacatcgttcgattttggccattcattttatgcccgtttgatgaactttattatgatttcaaaaattacgaaatttatttttagaagttccaaatactgtagatcatatttaacggagtggatcgtcgattcgaaagctcaatcattgaaaacaacttatgagtacgatgggctctatactcataagagcatagtagccctactctctctctctctctctctctctctctctctctatatatatatattgtaacataccagattttggtataaaaaaataaaaataaataaaaatagtgtgagaaactatttttattgaatttataggagtaaaacataaatcagaaatgacttgtgctgaaatcggactggaaacagaagatttagaattttctgttggaaacgggacagataaattagcagaaaatgcacagtctcagaaaattatgaaaattggaggataactcagaaatatttttatgacggtagatttgaagtttcatatttttctgacacccgtagagtgagaaataaaatccgagagttatctgataaagattacagttcggtacatttttcggtgaccaaatggggttaaaactgaaaacttaaaatatattcttactcagtacgttaaactgagtctgcttgtcaaatttgagctcaaacggacattcagaaagGCCCCAATTGTTCCGAATTGCTAAACTgccctggagtgaatagtgttttggatGTTAATGTATATAAGAAGCaatgtgcttcttcttcctctccttcagcccgaacacacacatgcacactcatggagatagagagagaaacacctctacctctctctagatatctctcttatctctctaaatctctctctaaaaattggagggttggtggagaagatgcttgcgaacgtattggaggcgacggatcggaCTTTCGTGCGGCCGTTGGAAAGGTGTGTTGTCGTCGCGACGTTCACATGgtggtaagcttttggagatttggcttaatccttagctttaagtattCTAATAGTCTTTAATGagcattgttagcatgttgctccaattaatttggattatttgctGGTTaatgcatgttagggctcaaaaatgctagttttgtaaatatgagggtttgatctcatttgaccctctgtaaacctaattgctaggtaaacgaacgcgttggcgaagtcggttcggcgattcgtcgagccgttgcgaagttattaaagaaatggacgtttagacttcgtttccgcctggagggccgaggcgatatcgtaaattcatgaaaatggatttgaagtatcgtggcacataaccgaagacctttaattttcggatcgtggattggagacCGTTCGgatggtcgcgcgagagatcgggccaaaccgggtgccgggtgccgcgggaggccgattgcaagtgtcgacaagcaatcggaatgcgaaatgaggtgggttgtgctcaccgaagtgaCTAAgtcgcctatatgtctaagagtaatgattttctaattgatgcatatagttgatGTTACTTACTGTTGAGATAAAATGTATAATGACATATAATGTGTTAAATattagatgaatgcatgagttaattgtcacgaatgcatgaaaataatgttatagtaatatgttagaggtaatatgcatgttgataaattaTGGAACATGTTGGATAACATATGAATGGTTGGCATATATATGTAGACATATTGTGGAATATAATGAATGAGTGCATGTTGATTTATTGTAGAATATACTAGATGAATGTatattgacatattgtggattatgttaaatgacacatacatgttgaacttgggtcgataaactctaggtgaattagagaactcgacattggaaaacaatgacatatgaactatgatatgtgacgtggacaatctatatatattagatcgagtggcatatgattagtatagtggaaacacttatggcatgttgaacacttagaaaataagtgtggcatgagtccaagaatatagtagtgtatatgacacaagtgatagtaaagaatgcgaagaaaagaatgatgaaaatattatgacatttcaaccctagagttagggtcatttgagcatagtcttcctaaagttaaggaatggattgaacttgacatcctcaagattttggatttgatcattgatcatactcacctttagtccttactcgaggttgtggtagctctccctcgggcgatgtgctccggagtcgacatcactgggttgtagcggttatctccccagaggacggtcccaccgggttgtagcgggtatctccctgATTaatgggattttgggttggtgagtttgttgagggcgaaaccttcgggttagccaagtgattgggtaataaacttaTGAGCTATAGTGATGTCCTAGTTGAGGGGATTTAAGgccgaggtgcaagtgagacgtccttcgcctcgggcctggctttgtgcggtactccgcagatgattgactcaagaccgagtcgggcggTTAGCTTTGTAAAgatagatgaaactttatgattaaaatggTAAATGACAGAAAACCTTAAATATCAATTGGATGAAAATAGTAACCGATTGAATTACTAGTTGATTGTATAGTCACATCattgcatgatcttcatattgcattcgtgaggcaatgcatgattttattcgttgcataatcaagatatatatctatctgtttattgaactaacttgcagttgcctcccttggacctattggtcgagcttttcccttgggtagccgtacccactgggaaccatggagttggttctcaccccacgtggttttggggtgttacaggttcacacgtgagcggcgcggcggcgcgaggcgagggcgtagcatcatagttagcgccctaccaccgagaccagagatagcggtaccctgagtcggctttacttagggatgtaaggaaatgaaaggaataagattgtaataatcatgttaaatcggattaTATTTGGAAGTTATATGTAATAAGTAttgggatgtaaaatgtatgaatgtgaatgtatgtaataatataggatgtgttatgttatttgataccttccattatgcaatcttgattgaaatgtgttcctggttggaacttcgcacattgtattgattgcgacgccttgaatgtacaggggagactttgtccgcgatacaggggaaaccctgtccgttcggcggtctgtcggcgttgcccgaaaccgaccaaataggcgggctcggggcgtgacatatatagAGTTCGACTACTagacttttatgagtacgatcgcccttgtatactcataagttgttttcgatgatagaacttctgaattgacgatccacactgttaaatattatctagagcatttaaaacatctagaaatcaaattttataatttttcgacatcatttaccttacgatcaaaatgtcacaaaattgacaatttttaacggcggGTAttgaatatttgctagtttaacagtgcaAAAGNTTaaactttaaaagtttatattttaaattttaaaatataaatataaaatataaaaatttaaattctaatataaagaaaaaaataatatcattattttttatttataaatactcACTTTAATTTTAtcccatcttacctaaccaaacgctatttttcttattctcaaaaatactcaattttcatccaaacgcaaaattcatctaatccccgcttatacctcaatttatatctatccctggaatactcactttttgcttatcttcgaaccaaacgataccttatgagtacgatcgttctcgtactcataatttatttttgatgatagagcttccgaattgactgtccacaccgttaaatattatctagaatatttaaaacgtctagaaatcaaattttataattttttgacatcatttaccttacgattaaaatgtcacaaaattgacaatttttaacggccggtataggatatttactagtttaacggtgcaaaagaatcgaaatcagttgaattttttatagaaaattctattcactacatagataaaaatcaataactctgattttaaattgaaggatctgatcatccttTTCTAAAATGtcattcaattttgaccgttcattttttaccAGCTTGATGAACTtcttatgatttcaaaaaattatgatatttattttctagaagtttcaaatactctagatcatatttaacggagtggatcgtcgatgcaaaagctccatcattgaaacaaCAGTAGTAGTAGGAGCAGCTATAGATATAATGAAATTTAGAATTGTAGAAGTTGAAAAAAACCTGCAAAAGTTGgctaaaaaaaaaccaatagtCAGTAAAGAATGAAGGAAAGAATGAAATAGAACTAATaggaaaagtttaaaaaaatgttactaATCGACTGTCCCAAAAATATACGACTGCAATAgtacaaaaattaatagtagTGAAGCAAAAACACAATATCCTCTTGCAACCTAGATATGCGGTAGAAGAAATAGTAGCAACAACAGATAAAGTAAAGCAGTAACTTACAAAattgattagaatatataagtTGCAGAACTTatagtcaaa includes the following:
- the LOC109712106 gene encoding probable nucleoredoxin 1, which codes for MPTAFTNGEHPPSIKPFPFPFVISLHHNRWLFETKGTYGYGNAMWPEDNADKGGDGDGGVATHDLKSLLAADGRDFLVRNNGDQVNISSLDGKIVGLYFSASWCGPCHRFTPKLVEVYNELSSKGGKFEVVFISSDEDEDSFSTYFSNMPWLAIPFSDSQTRDNLSDLFDVVGIPCLVILDENGRILTNKGVSTVKDYGSEAYPFTPERMEKMKEEEEYARENQTLQRVLVSSSRDFVISNNGNKVPVAELEGKIVGLYFSISSFGSRREFTLQLAEMYKKLQEKGESFEVVLISLDDDKSSYDQGFSAMPWLAVPFKDRIIDRLVRYFELETVPTLVIIGSDGKTLHANAAELVEEYGIDAYPFSPEKLGEIEQKEKAKMEAQTLESLLVSGEKDYVIGKDGIKVPISELVGKNILLYFSAQWCPPCRAFLPKLIEAYHKIKEKDAAFEVIFISSDQDQSSFDDFFSKMPWLALPFGDERKKSLSRTFKIYGIPSLVAIGPTGKTITKEAKELVSIHGAGAYPFTKERIEELEEQIQEMAKGWPEKLNHSLHEEHELVVTRRAAYVCDACEEQGNWWSFYCDKCDFDLHPKCALNEDGAKEGYVCDGDVCYKP